The window TCTGCATAGTCGGGATGGAGAATTAAAAAAATGGTATGTACGGGACTGGTCGGAATACGAAACTGTAAAAGAGGCAGAAACCAGTATCGCTACCATACGACAGGCTTTGGAAGATGCCGTTCACAGGCAGTTAATGAGTGATGTGCCTTACGGTGTATTATTATCAGGAGGTTTAGATTCTTCTGTAACTTCGGCCATAGCCAAAAAATATGCCGAAAAAAGGATAGAGACAGATGATGCCGATCAGGCATGGTGGCCGAGGTTGCACTCTTTTTCTGTGGGGCTTGAAGGTTCGCCCGATTTGGCTGCGGCGAGAAAAGTGGCAGACCATATAGGTACCGTACACCATGAAATAAAATTTACAATCCAGGAAGGTTTAGATGCCATTAAAGACGTTATTTATCATTTGGAAACATATGATATTACTACAGTAAGAGCTTCAACGCCGATGTATTTAATGGCGAGGGTTATAAAATCAATGGGGATCAAAATGGTACTTTCGGGAGAAGGGGCCGATGAATTGTTCGGGGGGTATTTGTATTTTCACAAAGCACCGACGGCGAAAGATTTTCACGATGAAACCGTTCGTAAGTTAGATAAGCTTTACCAGTACGATTGCTTAAGAGCGAACAAGTCGTTGGCAGCCTGGGGTATTGAAGGGCGCGTACCTTTCTTGGATAAAGAGTTTATAGATGTGGCAATGCGTATCAATCCGCAAGATAAGATGATAAACGGAGAGCGTATGGAAAAATGGGTGATACGTAAGGCTTTTGAGTCATATATTCCGGAAAGTGTCGCATGGAGGCAAAAAGAGCAGTTCTCTGATGGGGTAGGTTATAGCTGGATAGATACACTAAAAGAAGTGGTTGATGCCGAAGTGAGTGATGAGCAGCTTGAAAATGCAAAATTCAGATTTCCTGTTCAAACCCCCAGAACTAAGGAAGAGTATTATTATCGTTCCATATTTGCAGAGCATTTCCCTTCAGATGCCGCAGCTTTAACAGTGCCTTCAGTGCCCTCAGTAGCCTGTAGTACGCCTATTGCGCTGGAGTGGGATGAAGCTTTTAAAAATATGAATGAGCCGTCGGGAAGGGCTATCAGCAATGTGCATACCGATGCTTATGTAGGTTAAGTTTTTAGTGTCTGATATAGTTTTTTAGGCGCCGCATTTTTGTGGCGCTTTTTTGTTGAGTTTTCACAAGGTTTTGTTAATAACTTGAAAGGTTTTATGTTTTTCATAACCTTGTTTTCTTCTATAGTTTGTTATATTTGTCTGTTGCGCAAAATGTTTAAAAAACAGCGAATTTATGAGTGAAGAAGTAACTAAAAAACAGTATTCGGCCGATAGTATACAAGCATTAGAGGGGATAGAACACGTACGTATGCGTCCTTCAATGTATATTGGTGATGTTGGTCCCCGCGGATTGCATCATTTGGTATATGAGGTTGTCGATAACTCGATAGATGAGGCATTGGCCGGACATTGTGATACGATTAAGGTAGCTATAAATGAAGATAACTCCATAACCGTAGAAGATAATGGTCGTGGTATCCCGGTTGATATTCATAAAAAAGAAGGTGTCTCTGCTCTTGAGGTTGTAATGACCAAAATAGGTGCGGGAGGTAAGTTTGACAAAGATTCGTATAAAGTTTCAGGAGGTTTGCACGGGGTTGGAGTATCGTGTGTGAATGCATTGTCTGATCATTTAAAAGCGACCGTATATCGCGATGGAAAGATTTGGGAGCAGGAGTACGAAAGGGGTAAATCCTTATATCCTGTTAAATCTGTTGGAGAAACGGATCTAAGAGGAACTGTGGTAACGTTTAAACCGGACGGAACAATTTTCCAGCAGACATTAGAATATAATTATGATACCCTGGCTTCCCGTATGCGCGAACTCGCATTCCTGAATAAAGGGATTAAGATAACCCTGACGGATAAACGCCATAAGAATGATAAAGGAGCGTATGAAGGAGAAGAGTTCCATTCGGAAGAAGGGCTGAAAGAGTTTATAAAATACTTAGACGGAAACCGTGAGCCTATTATTGCCGATGTGGTTTCTATGGAAGGAGAAAAGAATGGCATACCTGTTGAGGTGGCTATGGTATATAACTCATCTTTCAGCGAAAACCTGCATTCCTATGTGAATAATATTAATACGCATGAAGGGGGAACTCACCTTTCAGGTTTTAGAAGAGGGTTAACGACTACCTTGAAAAAATATGCAGATAATTCAGGGATGCTCGATAAGCTAAAGTTTGAAATTTCCGGAGATGATTTCCGTGAGGGACTGACGGCTATTGTTTCTGTAAAAGTAGCTGAACCCCAGTTTGAAGGTCAAACCAAGACAAAGTTAGGTAACAGGGAAGTAACTTCGGCTGTATCTCAGGCAGTATCTGAAATGTTGGAGAATTACCTCGAAGAGCATCCGAATGATGCTAAAACCATTGTGCAGAAAGTGATTTTGGCCGCTCAGGCCCGCCATGCGGCTCGAAAAGCCCGTGAAATGGTACAGCGTAAGACTGTGATGAGTGGTGGCGGCCTTCCGGGGAAATTATCTGACTGCTCAGAGCAGGACCCGGAAAGGTGCGAGATATTCCTGGTCGAGGGAGACTCGGCAGGGGGTACCGCCAAGCAGGGACGTGATAGAAATTTTCAGGCCATTTTACCATTAAGAGGTAAAATCCTGAATGTTGAAAAAGCGATGCACCATAAGGTTTTTGAAAATGAAGAGATCAAAAATATCTTTACAGCTCTGGGTGTTACTATCGGAACGGAAGAAGATAGTAAGGCGCTTAATCTGGAGAAATTACGTTACCATAAAGTTGTCATTATGTGTGATGCCGATGTCGATGGTTCTCACATTGCCACACTTATTCTGACTTTCTTTTTTAGGTATATGAAAGAACTTATAGAAAATGGTCACGTTTATATAGCTACTCCTCCGTTGTATTTAGTGAAAAAAGGAGCTAAGAAAGAGTATGCGTGGAATGACAAAGAGCGGGATGCACTTGCGGAACAGTTTGGAGGTTCGGTAAACGTTCAGCGATACAAAGGTCTTGGAGAGATGAACGCTGAGCAGTTGTGGGATACGACGATGAATCCTGATTTTAGGACTTTACGTCAGGTGACAATTGATAATGGTTCGGAAGCCGATAGGATTTTCTCAATGTTAATGGGAGATGAGGTACCGCCACGAAGAGAATTTATAGAAAAGAATGCAGCTTATGCGAATATAGATGCATAAGAAAAGCGAATAATAAAAAAGGGATGTTCTGAAACATCCCTTTTTTTATGTTTTAGAATTTCAATCCTAAACCGATCCCTATAATGAAAGGATTTATGTCTACATCTGCATTTACGGTAGCCCTGAGAGCATCGGTTGCGTTCACTGTAGCATCAGTTTGAAGCCGTATATGCTTAATGTCAAAATTAAGGAACCATTTATTGTTTAAGGCGTAATCAATACCTCCCTGAAAAGCAAGTCCTAATGAATTGTCGTACGATACGTCATTTGCCACCGGTCCGTTGTCTGCTCCGTAGAAAATAGTATAATTTACCCCGGCACCGAGATAAGGTTTGGCTTTTCCGCCTGTAAAATGGTATTGAAAAGTTAAGGTAGGCGGGAGTAGCCATACATCACCCAGATCGATATTTCCGACAGAAGTGTTTTTTGCTTCAACATCGTGGTTTGTTGTCCCCAGAATAAGCTCTGCTGCCCAATTCTCTGTAATAAAATAAGTAAAATCAAGTTCAGGGACGTATGAGCTGGAAATGGACACATCTCCGCCAATAGCTTCAATATTTGCACTTTCATTCGGGGTGACTGAAATAAAACGAAGCCTCATCTGCCATTTGCTGTAATCTTTAGATGAGGTGTTTTGAGCAAATAGCTTCATTGAACCTAGAACCAAAAAGGATATAAAAAGGATTTTTCTCATGATTATGATTTTGAAATTTTGGCTAAAGTAAACGGACTAAAGAGGGTGTCAGATGATAAAAGTCATAGTTTTTTGACTACTTTTTAAATGCTGACATTACTTTCGCGAAATGTTTAGAAACCGGCACGGATATATTTTTTTATTTTTATTTTAGGCCCACCAAATCAATATAACATGAAGAAAATTACTACTGCACTTTTCCTTTGTGCTGGACTGATGTCGAATGCGCAGGAGAATATTAACGATTTATTGGCTGCCGGGGTGAATGACGCACAACGTTTTACTCAGGATTATCTGTCTCCCGCAGGCGATGGTTTAATGTACGGAATGAATAACGGGTGGTTTAATTCGGCAAGAGTTAAACCTTTTCTGGGCTTTGAGATTTCATTGATAGTGAACGGAAGCCTTATCAAGGATGGCAAAAAATCATTTGTTTTAGATACTTCCCGGTATGAAAATCTGCAATTTTCGGACGGAAGCATCAGTAAGGAGGTGTCAACGGCCCTTGGGGATATCGAAGGGATAGAGGTATTTGTAGATGGTGGTCAGCCCGGCACTCTGGATGATGCAGTCTTCCGGCTGCCATCCGGTTTGGCAAGTGAGCATATTAATTTTATCCCGACGGCGGTTTTACAGGCAAGTATCGGATTGATAAAACATACTGAAGTCAAGGTCAGGCTGTTCCCGAAAACCTCTTATGATGATGCGGCAATGACATATTATGGTTTTGGGGTGCAACATGAACTCTCAGCATGGCTGCCTGCTGATAAACTACTGCCGGTGGCCGTTTCCGGATTGATCTCGTATTCACATTTAAACGGAGAATACGATTTTACGGAAACTGAGGTTATTGCAGGTGAGAATCAACGCATACAAACCAAGGCAGATACCTGGATGTTTGGCCTGATTGCCTCTACTAAATTGCCCGTAATTAATTTTTATGGAAGCATAGGGTATCTTGCAGGAAAATCCGATACAGATTTGTTAGGTACTTATGTGGTTGAACAAGGACCGTTTCAGTCGGAAACAATTGTCGATCCTTTTTCAGTGGATAGTAAAGTTTCGGGGGCAAGGGTAACCCTCGGGACGAAATTAAAACTTGGGTTTTTCAGAATAAATGCAGATTATACGATGGCTGCATTTGATAGCTTTAATTTAGGAATTAATTTCGGATTCAGATAATAAAAAACGGAGATGAATTATGAAAAAGGAGCTGTTTTTAGCTCCTTTTTTCGTTGTTTAAACTATGGATAATCAATAAATTTAACGAACTTTGCTAGCGTTTTTAATTTATCAAATAATAAAAAATATATCATATGAAAGTTACAGTAGTAGGTGCTGGTGCCGTTGGTGCAAGTTGTGCCGAATACATTGCGATTAAAGATTTTGCATCCGAAGTTGTTTTGGTGGATATCAAAGAAGGGGTTGCTGAAGGAAAGGCAATGGACCTGATGCAGACAGCTTCATTAAATGGATTTGATACTAAGATCACAGGTTCAACAAACGATTATACGAAAACGGCTGACAGTGACGTGGCTGTGATTACCAGCGGTATTCCCCGCAAACCGGGTATGACCCGTGAGGAACTTATCGGAATTAATGCCGGGATAGTTAAATCTGTTACCGAAAACCTTTTACAACATTCACCAAATGCAATTATTATCGTTGTAAGTAACCCTATGGATACCATGACCTATTTGGCTCATAAAGTAACCGGGCTGCCTAAAAACAGAATCATAGGTATGGGTGGGGCTCTGGATAGTGCGCGTTTTAAATATAGACTGGCTGAAGCTTTGGAAGCCCCTATTTCTGATGTAGACGGTATGGTCATCGGAGGACATAGTGATACAGGTATGATTCCTTTAACCCGTTTGGCTACAAGGAACAGTGTTCCGGTATCGAAATTCATTTCTGAAGATCGTTTGAACCAGGTTATGGAAGATACAAAAGTGGGGGGGGCAACCCTTACTAAATTACTGGGAACCAGCGCATGGTATGCACCTGGTGCGGCTGTTTCAGCAATGGTACAGGCCATTGCGTGCGATCAGAAAAAAATGTTCCCTTGTTCGGCATTTTTAGAAGGAGAATACGGACTTAACGATATTTCTATAGGGGTTCCTGTTATCATTGGCAAAAATGGTATAGAAAAAATCGTAGAAATAGAACTGGACGAAGCAGAAAAAGCAAAGCTTGTTTCAAGTGCTGAAGCGGTTAGTAAAACCAACGGAGCACTTAGCGAAGTTTTGAAATAATAATATAAATACTTTCAAAAAATCCTGCTGAATTGATTTCAAGCAGGATTTTTTGTATAGTAACCTTAAAATAAATTGGTTTATCATCGTGTAAATTTTATATTTGCTCGTTTTTAAAATTTGACTATTAAATAAAATTTAGGATGCAAAACAAGGGACTTATTAGGCTTTTTGCTATTTTATTTGGTATCGTTAGTATCTATCAGCTATCGTTTACTTTTATAATCAATAAAATAGAAGGAGAGGCCGAAGATTTTGCTATCAACAAAATTTCTTCAGATGAAGACAATTATGTAGCAAAAAGAGAGGTAGAGGAAGCAAGTTATTTAGATTCTATTGGCAATCAGACAGTTTATAACATCGGTGTTGCCAGCTTTACTTACAATGAAGCAAAGGAGAAGGAGCTAAACAAAGGACTCGATCTTAAAGGAGGTATTAACGTAATTCTGCAGATTTCAGTTAAGGATATCTTGAAAGGATTGGCCAATAACTCAAAAGATCCTGTATTTAACAAGGCTCTGGATGAAGCCAGTGAAGCTGCAAAAAACAGTCAGGATACATATCTCGATCTGTTCTTCGAGAAATTTTCTGAGGTTTCTGCCGGAAGTACCAAGTTAGCTTCTCCTGATATTTTTGCAAATAAAGCACTGAGCAACGATATAAATTTCCAGATGACAGACGAGGAAGCGCGTCCTGTTATCCGTCGTAAAGTTGATGAGTCGATTACATCGGCTTTTGAAGTATTGCGTAAGCGTATCGATAAATTCGGGGTTACCCAGCCTAACATTCAGCGTTTAGGAACTTCAGGGAGAATCCTTGTCGAGCTTCCGGGAGCAAAGGACATTGATCGTGTAAAAAGTTTATTACAGAGCACAGCGCAATTAGAGTTCTGGGAAACATTCAAGGCAGATCAGATATTACCTTATCTGGTATCTGCTGACGAAATCCTTAAGGGTATTGTAGATGCTGAAACAGTAGCTTCAGAGCCGGTACAGGAAGAAACAGAGATCGATTCGCTGCTTTCTGATATTTCAACAGATTCTTTAGATGTTGCACAATCGAATCCATTATTAAGCTTAATGGTACAACCAGGTTTCCAGGGAAGCCCTGTTATTGCAACTTTCGCATTAAAAGATACGGCTGAAGTTAACGGATACCTGAAAATGCCTCAGGTTGTCCAGGCGCGTCCGGCCGAATTAAAAACGGCAAAATTAGTTTGGGGCAAGCCGGCCAAAGATTCTGAACTGGTTGAGCTTTATGCTCTGAAATCTAACAGAGAAGGGATCCCTCCTTTAAGTGGTAGTGTGATTACAGATGCTTCTCAAAGTTATGATTTGGGGAACAGGCCGTCTGTGTCTATGCAGATGGACGGTAAAGGAGCCAGAATCTGGGAAGAACTTACAGGAAAGGCTTTTAGAGAGCAGGGGAACATTGCTATTGTCCTTGATGATATAGTATATTCGGCACCAGGGGTTAGCAGCGGGCCTATTAGCGGTGGAAATTCTGAGATTTCAGGTAATTTCACGCTAAATGAAGCAATTGACTTGGCGAATGTATTAAGAGCAGGTAAGCTTCCTGCTTCAGCAGATATTATTTCGTCAGAAGTAGTAGGGCCTTCATTAGGACATGAAGCGATCAACAGCGGTATGATGTCATTCTTAATAGCAATGATTATTGTATTGGTTTGGATGATTTTCTATTATGGTAAGGCCGGTATCTTCTCTGATATAGCTTTATCGTTCAACATACTTTTAATTTTCGGAGTATTGGCCGGATTAGGTGCGGTTCTTACCTTACCTGGTATTGCAGGTATTGTATTGACCATTGGTATGGCGGTCGATGCCAACGTAATTATTTACGAACGTATCAAAGAAGAAGTATTAAAAGGAAAAGGTAAGAAACAGGCTATCGACGATGGTTTCAAAAATGCATTGTCTTCGATCCTTGATGCAAATATTACTACCGGACTTACGGCATTAATTCTCTTGGTATTCGGTACAGGTCCGATTCAAGGTTTCGCAACTACCTTACTAATAGGTATTATTACTTCATTATTCACAGCTATTTTCGTTACACGTTTGTTAATAGAATGGTATGTAGAGAAGAAAGGAAGATCGTTAGATTTTTATACCGGAGCAACCAAGAACCTATTCAAAAATGTAAATATCGATTTCTTGTCAAAACGTAAAGTTGCATATATCATTTCTGGTATTGCCTTGGTAATAAGTTTAGGGTCGCTATTTAGTTTAGGCCTTAACCAGGGAGTTGATTTCGTAGGAGGACGTTCGTATCAGATCCGTTTCGAACATCCTGTAAATCCATCTGAAATTGATGCGGAACTGGATGCTGTTTTTGGAAGTACGGAAGTGAAAACTTTCGGAGGTCCTAACCAGGTAAAAGTAACTACGAAGTATAAAGTAGATGAAGAAGCAACTGAAGTTGACCAGGAAATTCAACAGAAGTTATACGAGTCACTTCTTAAATATTTACCGGAAGGAACTACTTACGAGCAATTCTTAGGCGGTAGTGAAGATGCTAAGATCGGAATTCTGCAATCTATTAAGGTAGGTCCTACCATTGCAGATGATATTAAGAAAAATGCGGTTTGGGCGATTCTGGGTTCATTAGCGATCGTATTCATGTATATTTTATTGCGTTTTACGAAATGGCAATTCTCTTTAGGGGCTGTAGCAGCTGTTTTCCACGATGTGATTATCGTATTGGGTATCTTCTCATTAACTTATAAGTTCATGCCTTTCAACATGGAAATAGACCAGGCGTTTATTGCTGCCATCCTGACGGTGATAGGTTATTCATTGAACGATACAGTAATTATTTTTGACAGAATCAGGGAGGTTATCAATGAAAAAGGCTGGAGTGCCGGGAACAACGTTAACTTTGCATTGAACAGTACTTTAGGAAGAACATTGAATACATCGATGACTACTTTGGTGGTATTGATCACTATATTCATATTCGGAGGTGAGTCGTTAAGAGGGTTTATGTTTGCAATGATTATAGGTATCGGCGTAGGTACTTATTCTTCATTGTTTATTGCAACTCCTGTAATGTATGACACTCTTAAAAAGTCTGTAACATCAGGGAAGAAAAAAGAGGAATAGGAATATCCCTTTATAAATAAAAAAATCCACCTGTTTTGCAGGTGGATTTTTTTATGAGATTAGCCTAACTTAATGAGTACTCATTTGAGTTTTTCTTTTTCGTATTTGTCTCTCCAGATCTTTTAAAGTTTCTGCTAAAGCAATTTCAAAAGATTCATCGTCAGTAGAAGCAAATAAATCATAGCCCGGTACTCTTAATCTTATTTTGCAAATTCTTCCCTTACCTTTGGCGTCATTATCTTTCTTAAAAAAAACGTCCGCATTAAAAATCCAATCGTATTTTTCTCCTAAATCTTTTAATTTTCTGCTAGCTAAGCTTTCTACATAGCTGTTAGTTTTCATTTTTTCGAATTGAATATCTATTTTCATAAGAAATACTTTTAAGGTTTGACATAAGGTTTATTGGAGACCTGGATATAATTCCGTGAAACCGTACTAAAATTTACGGATTTATATCGACATCACCATGATTTTATATTGATAAAATAACAGTAAAAAAGGAATTTATAAAATGACTAAAATCATGCGCCGAATTAAAATCAGTTCAAATGATATTAATGATGTTTTCAGGAAGGTCAACCAGGCTGCCAAACGGAGAACCGGATTATTATCCCATTGTTTCAGTATTTGAAGAAGGCAACCCTTAAAACGTGTGATGCTACCTTTCCCATAGCAAACCTTTCTTAACAGGCAACGCTCCAAAAGCAGACGGGGATTTTATGGTTTACAGAGGATGCAGGATGTCGTGATACATCAATTTACTGTATGATGATGGTCGTTAGAATGATAATTATCAGTAACTTAGATATGATTTAAAATGTTAATTCGTTCAGAATAAAGGA of the Zhouia spongiae genome contains:
- a CDS encoding OmpW/AlkL family protein, producing MRKILFISFLVLGSMKLFAQNTSSKDYSKWQMRLRFISVTPNESANIEAIGGDVSISSSYVPELDFTYFITENWAAELILGTTNHDVEAKNTSVGNIDLGDVWLLPPTLTFQYHFTGGKAKPYLGAGVNYTIFYGADNGPVANDVSYDNSLGLAFQGGIDYALNNKWFLNFDIKHIRLQTDATVNATDALRATVNADVDINPFIIGIGLGLKF
- a CDS encoding DUF6588 family protein, which encodes MKKITTALFLCAGLMSNAQENINDLLAAGVNDAQRFTQDYLSPAGDGLMYGMNNGWFNSARVKPFLGFEISLIVNGSLIKDGKKSFVLDTSRYENLQFSDGSISKEVSTALGDIEGIEVFVDGGQPGTLDDAVFRLPSGLASEHINFIPTAVLQASIGLIKHTEVKVRLFPKTSYDDAAMTYYGFGVQHELSAWLPADKLLPVAVSGLISYSHLNGEYDFTETEVIAGENQRIQTKADTWMFGLIASTKLPVINFYGSIGYLAGKSDTDLLGTYVVEQGPFQSETIVDPFSVDSKVSGARVTLGTKLKLGFFRINADYTMAAFDSFNLGINFGFR
- the asnB gene encoding asparagine synthase B; protein product: MCGIVCAFDLKEKADVLRLQLLEMSKKLRHRGPDWSGIFSNEKAIMAHERLAIVDPASGGQPLFSEDQKFVLAANGEIYNHRELRKQFEGAYNFQTQSDCEVILALYRKKGVDFVDDMNGIFGFALYDVDKDEYFVARDHMGIIPLYIGWDQHGTFYVASELKALEGVCTKIEIFPPGHYLHSRDGELKKWYVRDWSEYETVKEAETSIATIRQALEDAVHRQLMSDVPYGVLLSGGLDSSVTSAIAKKYAEKRIETDDADQAWWPRLHSFSVGLEGSPDLAAARKVADHIGTVHHEIKFTIQEGLDAIKDVIYHLETYDITTVRASTPMYLMARVIKSMGIKMVLSGEGADELFGGYLYFHKAPTAKDFHDETVRKLDKLYQYDCLRANKSLAAWGIEGRVPFLDKEFIDVAMRINPQDKMINGERMEKWVIRKAFESYIPESVAWRQKEQFSDGVGYSWIDTLKEVVDAEVSDEQLENAKFRFPVQTPRTKEEYYYRSIFAEHFPSDAAALTVPSVPSVACSTPIALEWDEAFKNMNEPSGRAISNVHTDAYVG
- the secDF gene encoding protein translocase subunit SecDF, coding for MQNKGLIRLFAILFGIVSIYQLSFTFIINKIEGEAEDFAINKISSDEDNYVAKREVEEASYLDSIGNQTVYNIGVASFTYNEAKEKELNKGLDLKGGINVILQISVKDILKGLANNSKDPVFNKALDEASEAAKNSQDTYLDLFFEKFSEVSAGSTKLASPDIFANKALSNDINFQMTDEEARPVIRRKVDESITSAFEVLRKRIDKFGVTQPNIQRLGTSGRILVELPGAKDIDRVKSLLQSTAQLEFWETFKADQILPYLVSADEILKGIVDAETVASEPVQEETEIDSLLSDISTDSLDVAQSNPLLSLMVQPGFQGSPVIATFALKDTAEVNGYLKMPQVVQARPAELKTAKLVWGKPAKDSELVELYALKSNREGIPPLSGSVITDASQSYDLGNRPSVSMQMDGKGARIWEELTGKAFREQGNIAIVLDDIVYSAPGVSSGPISGGNSEISGNFTLNEAIDLANVLRAGKLPASADIISSEVVGPSLGHEAINSGMMSFLIAMIIVLVWMIFYYGKAGIFSDIALSFNILLIFGVLAGLGAVLTLPGIAGIVLTIGMAVDANVIIYERIKEEVLKGKGKKQAIDDGFKNALSSILDANITTGLTALILLVFGTGPIQGFATTLLIGIITSLFTAIFVTRLLIEWYVEKKGRSLDFYTGATKNLFKNVNIDFLSKRKVAYIISGIALVISLGSLFSLGLNQGVDFVGGRSYQIRFEHPVNPSEIDAELDAVFGSTEVKTFGGPNQVKVTTKYKVDEEATEVDQEIQQKLYESLLKYLPEGTTYEQFLGGSEDAKIGILQSIKVGPTIADDIKKNAVWAILGSLAIVFMYILLRFTKWQFSLGAVAAVFHDVIIVLGIFSLTYKFMPFNMEIDQAFIAAILTVIGYSLNDTVIIFDRIREVINEKGWSAGNNVNFALNSTLGRTLNTSMTTLVVLITIFIFGGESLRGFMFAMIIGIGVGTYSSLFIATPVMYDTLKKSVTSGKKKEE
- the mdh gene encoding malate dehydrogenase — protein: MKVTVVGAGAVGASCAEYIAIKDFASEVVLVDIKEGVAEGKAMDLMQTASLNGFDTKITGSTNDYTKTADSDVAVITSGIPRKPGMTREELIGINAGIVKSVTENLLQHSPNAIIIVVSNPMDTMTYLAHKVTGLPKNRIIGMGGALDSARFKYRLAEALEAPISDVDGMVIGGHSDTGMIPLTRLATRNSVPVSKFISEDRLNQVMEDTKVGGATLTKLLGTSAWYAPGAAVSAMVQAIACDQKKMFPCSAFLEGEYGLNDISIGVPVIIGKNGIEKIVEIELDEAEKAKLVSSAEAVSKTNGALSEVLK
- the gyrB gene encoding DNA topoisomerase (ATP-hydrolyzing) subunit B, which encodes MSEEVTKKQYSADSIQALEGIEHVRMRPSMYIGDVGPRGLHHLVYEVVDNSIDEALAGHCDTIKVAINEDNSITVEDNGRGIPVDIHKKEGVSALEVVMTKIGAGGKFDKDSYKVSGGLHGVGVSCVNALSDHLKATVYRDGKIWEQEYERGKSLYPVKSVGETDLRGTVVTFKPDGTIFQQTLEYNYDTLASRMRELAFLNKGIKITLTDKRHKNDKGAYEGEEFHSEEGLKEFIKYLDGNREPIIADVVSMEGEKNGIPVEVAMVYNSSFSENLHSYVNNINTHEGGTHLSGFRRGLTTTLKKYADNSGMLDKLKFEISGDDFREGLTAIVSVKVAEPQFEGQTKTKLGNREVTSAVSQAVSEMLENYLEEHPNDAKTIVQKVILAAQARHAARKAREMVQRKTVMSGGGLPGKLSDCSEQDPERCEIFLVEGDSAGGTAKQGRDRNFQAILPLRGKILNVEKAMHHKVFENEEIKNIFTALGVTIGTEEDSKALNLEKLRYHKVVIMCDADVDGSHIATLILTFFFRYMKELIENGHVYIATPPLYLVKKGAKKEYAWNDKERDALAEQFGGSVNVQRYKGLGEMNAEQLWDTTMNPDFRTLRQVTIDNGSEADRIFSMLMGDEVPPRREFIEKNAAYANIDA
- a CDS encoding HPF/RaiA family ribosome-associated protein, whose protein sequence is MKIDIQFEKMKTNSYVESLASRKLKDLGEKYDWIFNADVFFKKDNDAKGKGRICKIRLRVPGYDLFASTDDESFEIALAETLKDLERQIRKRKTQMSTH